The DNA window CTCATTAATCACTCAGCAGCCTCTAGGTGGTAAAGCACAATTTGGTGGACAGCGTTTTGGAGAAATGGAAGTTTGGGCTCTTGAAGCATTTGGCGCATCTCACATTCTCCAGGAAATCCTTACAATTAAATCTGATGACGTGGTAGGACGTTCAAAAGCTTATGAAGCTATTGTTAAAGGTGATCCTATGCCACAGCCTGGTATTCCAGAATCTCTCAATGTATTATTGCATGAATTAAGAGGTCTTGGACTAAGTATTAACTTAGAATAATTAATAGATAACTCTTTACATAAATTAATCGTATGGCTTTTAGAAAAGAAAATAAGATAAAGAGTAATTTCTCGAAAATATCAATTGGGTTAGCTTCTCCTGAAGAAATCCTTGAGAATTCGAGTGGTGAAGTATTGAAGCCTGAAACTATCAATTACCGTACATATAAACCCGAACGAGATGGTTTATTTTGTGAACGTATTTTTGGTCCAATCAAGGATTACGAATGTCATTGTGGTAAATACAAAAGAATTCGTTACAAAGGAATCGTTTGCGACAGATGTGGTGTTGAAGTTACAGAAAAGAAAGTTAGACGTGAACGCATGGGACACATCCAATTGGTTGTTCCAGTTGCACATATCTGGTATTTTCGCTCACTTCCAAACAAGATTGGCTATTTGTTAGGTTTACCTACCAAGAAGCTTGATTCAATCATTTACTATGAGCGTTATGTTGTAATTCAGCCAGGTATAAAAGAGGCTGATGGTATTAATGCATATGATTTATTATCTGAGGAAGAATATCTAGATGTACTAGAAACTCTTCCAAAAGAAAACCAATATTTAGAAGATACAGATCCTAATAAGTTTATTGCTAAAATGGGAGCTGAAGCTATCTACGATTTATTGGCACGTCTTGACCTGGACACTTTGTCTTATGAATTAAGACATAAAGCAAGCAATGATTCATCACAACAACGTAAAAATGAAGCTTTAAAGCGTTTGCAAGTTGTTGAATCTTTCAGAGCTTCGAAAGGACGTAATAAGCCAGAGTGGATGATTGTACGTATAGTACCAGTTATTCCACCAGAATTAAGACCATTAGTTCCTTTGGACGGAGGTCGCTTTGCTACATCAGATTTAAATGATTTATATCGTCGTGTTATAATTCGTAATAATCGTCTTAAGAGATTGATCGAGATTAAGGCTCCTGAGGTTATTTTACGTAATGAAAAGCGTATGTTACAAGAATCTATCGATTCATTATTCGATAATTCGCGTAAATCAAGTGCTGTTAAAACAGATGCCAACCGTCCTTTGAAATCTTTATCTGATAGTTTAAAAGGTAAACAAGGACGTTTCCGCCAGAACTTATTAGGTAAACGTGTTGACTACTCTGCGCGTTCAGTAATTGTTGTAGGACCTGAGTTAAAGATGCACGAATGTGGTATTCCTAAATTAATGGCTGCAGAATTATACAAACCATTTGTCATTCGTAAACTGATTGAAAGAGGTATTGTTAAGACTGTAAAATCTGCTAAAAAAATTGTAGATCGTAAGGAACCTGTTATTTGGGATATCTTGGAATATGTAATGAAAGGTCATCCAGTTCTGTTGAACCGTGCACCGACATTGCACCGTTTGGGTATCCAGGCTTTCCAGCCTAAGATGATTGAAGGAAAAGCTATCCAACTTCACCCACTTGCATGTACAGCGTTCAATGCTGACTTTGATGGTGACCAGATGGCTGTTCACTTACCACTTAGCAATGAAGCTGTTTTGGAAGCTCAGATGTTGATGCTTGCATCACATAACATTCTTAACCCTGCTAATGGTGCTCCAATTACAGTGCCTTCACAGGATATGGTGCTCGGTTTGTATTACATTACAAAACTAAGAAAAGGAGCTAAAGGAGAAGGTCTTACTTTCTACGGACCAGAAGAAGCAACAATTGCATACAACGAAGGTAAAGTAGACATACACGCTATTATCAACGTAGTTGTTAAAGACCTCGATGAGAATGGTAATATTGTTGATGTATTAATGAAAGAAACCTCTGTTGGACGTGTTATTGTAAATGAGATTGTTCCTGCAGAAGTTGGATATATTAATAGAATTATTTCCAAGAAATCTCTTCGCGAGATTATTGGTGATGTTATTAAAATTTGTGGAGTTGCTAAGACAGCAGACTTCCTCGATGGTATCAAGAACTTAGGTTATAGAATGGCATTCCAAGGTGGTCTGTCTTTCAACTTGGATGATATTATCATCCCAAAAGAAAAACAAACATTAGTTCAACGTGGATATGATGAAGTAGAACAGGTTGTAAATAACTACAACATGGGATTCATCACCAACAATGAACGTTATAATCAGGTTATTGATATTTGGACACACGTAAATTCAGAGTTATCTAACATCTTGATGAAAACTATTTCTACAGATGACCAAGGTTTCAACTCTGTATATATGATGCTTGACTCAGGTGCCCGTGGTTCTAAAGAACAGATTCGTCAGCTTTCAGGTATGCGTGGTTTGATGGCTAAACCGCAAAAAGCTGGTGCTGAAGGAGGTCAAATTATTGAAAACCCAATTCTTTCTAACTTTAAAGAAGGGCTGTCAGTACTTGAATACTTTATTTCAACCCACGGTGCCCGTAAAGGTTTGGCCGATACAGCGCTTAAGACAGCTGATGCTGGATACTTGACTCGTCGTTTAGTTGACGTTTCACATGACGTTATTATCAATGAAGAAGACTGTGGTACACTTCGTGGATTAATTTGTACAGAACTGAAAAACAACGAAGACGTTATTGCAACTTTATTCGAACGAATCCTAGGCCGTGTTTCTGTTCATGATATTATTCACCCAACAACAGGAGAATTACTTGTTGCTAGTGGAGAGCAAATCACAGAAAACGTTGCACAAAAGATTGAAGATTCACCTATTGAAAGCGTAGAAATCCGTTCAGTTTTAACCTGCGAATCGAAGAAAGGTGTTTGTGCTAAGTGTTACGGTCGTAACCTTTCTACTAACAGAATGGTTCAAAAAGGAGAAGCTGTTGGAGTTATCGCTGCACAATCTATTGGTGAACCAGGTACTCAGTTGACTCTTCGTACATTCCACGCCGGTGGTACTGCTGCCAATATTGCAGCAAATGCTGGTGTAAAAGCTAAATACAATGGACGCTTGGAATTTGAAGAACTTCGTACTGTAGATGCTGTTGACGAAAATGGCGAAGCAATTAAGATCGTTGTTGGACGTCTTGCAGAATTAAGAATTGTTGATGTAAACACAAATATAGTTCTTTCAAACCACACGATACCTTACGGTTCTACTTTATATGCTAATGAAGGAGAAGTTGTAGAGAAAGGTAAAGTTATCTGTAAGTGGGATCCATTTAAC is part of the uncultured Bacteroides sp. genome and encodes:
- the rpoC gene encoding DNA-directed RNA polymerase subunit beta', which codes for MAFRKENKIKSNFSKISIGLASPEEILENSSGEVLKPETINYRTYKPERDGLFCERIFGPIKDYECHCGKYKRIRYKGIVCDRCGVEVTEKKVRRERMGHIQLVVPVAHIWYFRSLPNKIGYLLGLPTKKLDSIIYYERYVVIQPGIKEADGINAYDLLSEEEYLDVLETLPKENQYLEDTDPNKFIAKMGAEAIYDLLARLDLDTLSYELRHKASNDSSQQRKNEALKRLQVVESFRASKGRNKPEWMIVRIVPVIPPELRPLVPLDGGRFATSDLNDLYRRVIIRNNRLKRLIEIKAPEVILRNEKRMLQESIDSLFDNSRKSSAVKTDANRPLKSLSDSLKGKQGRFRQNLLGKRVDYSARSVIVVGPELKMHECGIPKLMAAELYKPFVIRKLIERGIVKTVKSAKKIVDRKEPVIWDILEYVMKGHPVLLNRAPTLHRLGIQAFQPKMIEGKAIQLHPLACTAFNADFDGDQMAVHLPLSNEAVLEAQMLMLASHNILNPANGAPITVPSQDMVLGLYYITKLRKGAKGEGLTFYGPEEATIAYNEGKVDIHAIINVVVKDLDENGNIVDVLMKETSVGRVIVNEIVPAEVGYINRIISKKSLREIIGDVIKICGVAKTADFLDGIKNLGYRMAFQGGLSFNLDDIIIPKEKQTLVQRGYDEVEQVVNNYNMGFITNNERYNQVIDIWTHVNSELSNILMKTISTDDQGFNSVYMMLDSGARGSKEQIRQLSGMRGLMAKPQKAGAEGGQIIENPILSNFKEGLSVLEYFISTHGARKGLADTALKTADAGYLTRRLVDVSHDVIINEEDCGTLRGLICTELKNNEDVIATLFERILGRVSVHDIIHPTTGELLVASGEQITENVAQKIEDSPIESVEIRSVLTCESKKGVCAKCYGRNLSTNRMVQKGEAVGVIAAQSIGEPGTQLTLRTFHAGGTAANIAANAGVKAKYNGRLEFEELRTVDAVDENGEAIKIVVGRLAELRIVDVNTNIVLSNHTIPYGSTLYANEGEVVEKGKVICKWDPFNAVIITEATGKIEFESVIENVTYKVESDEATGLREYIIIESRDKTKVPSAHIVDENGELIRTYNFPVGGHVVIENGQKVKSGDILVKIPRAVGKAGDITGGLPRVTELFEARNPSNPAVVSEIDGEVTMGKIKRGNREIVVTSKTGEVKKYLVSLSKQILVQENDYVRAGTPLSDGATTPADILAIKGPTAVQEYIVNEVQDVYRLQGVKINDKHFEVIVRQMMRKVQINDPGDTRFLEQQVVDKLDFMEENDHIWGKKVVIDSGDSQNLQPGQIVTARKLRDENSMLKRRDLKPVEVRDAIAATSTQILQGITRAALQTKSFMSAASFQETTKVLNEAAINGKIDKLEGMKENVICGHLIPAGTGQREYDKIIVGSKEEYDRILANRKTVLDYSEVE